In one Lepisosteus oculatus isolate fLepOcu1 chromosome 26, fLepOcu1.hap2, whole genome shotgun sequence genomic region, the following are encoded:
- the hsf5 gene encoding heat shock factor protein 5 isoform X1, with product MRKTVHPAADYGDLQEAPLSVPVNPNNFPAKLWRIVNSPRSRSIRWDPRGEGVVIDQQLFEAEMLSPLRLGGEATVFKTTNFTSFIRQLNLYGFKKAVLSPGSFRDLVSGDLVVAGGALHHFHNPHFQRDRPELLVNLKRLTSANKAKLEAGLEITSRPPNRFRRLCTKPCDPINKVDIQTDGLATVAQVHHGLHRDNSSPYHCHPRGYERTPHPKRGWPSSFGLLMGQGDAPSFPFSDKGISISVMPRFHGELAHPVQSSPTTVHVQQGLGGPGQKYSDYIPPRMQYRAGFYPPIYQYCTPGSMDPSLTGHPLHTPPSFSNYNYYQPPYPVEFLHPGNPQWPSSSTKETKKPDVNLDTVFQMVNELQDSPKLRIVKVETPEKNSQVVPPSAEKQPPSSSFSGSAQLSSLTPVDSNMFPLHMESNQRPPSGQNPDCSLTYSMQPIDVSKIGLPDTFLDNSSQNSQGHVLPSPQLSGVTRMDSSRKILIILWMQPASRSLVQNQMTFLWSRGYKAWSSNYPIILLPAIFTLYTRLCGSGPRGIFPSVIVQRRILLGFVNKEY from the exons CTGCCGATTACGGCGACCTGCAGGAGGCGCCCCTCTCCGTCCCGGTCAATCCCAACAACTTCCCCGCCAAACTCTGGCGCATCGTGAACAGCCCCCGGAGCCGCTCCATCCGCTGGGACCCCCGGGGCGAGGGCGTCGTCATCGACCAGCAGCTGTTCGAGGCCGAGATGCTGTCGCCCCTGCGGCTCGGCGGGGAGGCCACCGTGTTCAAGACCACCAACTTCACCAGCTTCATCCGCCAGCTCAACCTCTACGGGTTCAAGAAGGCGGTCCTGTCCCCCGGCAGCTTTCGGGACCTGGTCTCGGGCGACCTCGTCGTGGCGGGGGGGGCCTTGCACCATTTCCACAACCCCCATTTTCAGAGGGATCGCCCGGAGCTGCTGGTTAACTTGAAGAGGCTGACCAGCGCCAACAAGGCCAAGCTAGAAGCCGGGCTGGAAATCACCAGCCGACCTCCTAATCGCTTCCGAAGGCTCTGTACTAAACCGTGCGACCCCATAAATAAAGTAGATATACAGACAGACG GCTTGGCGACTGTTGCCCAGGTGCATCACGGGCTCCACAGAGATAACTCCTCCCCCTACCATTGTCACCCAAGGGGTTATGAGAGGACCCCCCACCCAAAGCGAGGCTGGCCCAGCTCCTTTGGGCTCCTCATGGGGCAGGGCGATGCCCCCTCATTCCCGTTCTCGGACAAGGGGATCTCCATCTCGGTCATGCCACGCTTCCACGGCGAGCTGGCTCACCCTGTGCAGTCCAGCCCCACCACTGTGCACGTCCAGCAGGGCCTGGGAGGCCCGGGACAGAAATACAGCGATTACATCCCTCCGCGCATGCAGTACCGTGCTGGCTTTTACCCTCCAA TCTATCAGTACTGTACTCCTGGCTCCATGGATCCTTCTCTGACAGGACATCCCCTACACACCCCACCTTCATTCTCCAATTACAACTACTATCAG CCACCCTATCCAGTTGAATTCCTGCACCCTGGCAATCCACAGTGGCCAAGCAGCTccacaaaagaaacaaagaaacccGACGTTAACCTAGACACAGTCTTTCAGATGGTGAATGAGCTTCAAGACTCCCCCAAGCTCCGTATCGTCAAAGTGGAGACCCCAGAGAAAAACTCACAGGTGGTGCCACCCTCAGCAGAGAAGCAGCCTCCCAGTTCCAGTTTCTCTGGCTCAGCCCAGCTGAGCTCTCTTACCCCTGTCGACTCCAACATGTTCCCTTTACATATGGAGAGCAACCAGAGGCCCCCTAGTGGCCAAAACCCTGATTGCAGTTTAACCTATTCTATGCAACCTATTGATGTGTCAAAAATAGGCTTGCCAGACACTTTTCTGGATAATAGCTCACAGAACAGTCAGGGCCATGTTCTTCCTTCTCCTCAGTTATCTGGAGTGACACGGATGGATTCCTCAAGGAAG ATATTAATCATCTTGTGGATGCAGCCTGCAAGTAGAAGCCTTGTCCAGAATCAGATGACCTTCCTTTGGAGCAGAGGGTATAAGGCATGGAGTTCTAATTACCCCATTATCCTGCTTCCTGCCATTTTCACTCTATACACAAGGCTCTGTGGATCTGGACCCAGAGGGATTTTTCCATCTGTGATTGTTCAAAGAAGAATCCTTCTAGGATTTGTCAACAAAGAATATTGA
- the hsf5 gene encoding heat shock factor protein 5 isoform X2 has product MRKTVHPAADYGDLQEAPLSVPVNPNNFPAKLWRIVNSPRSRSIRWDPRGEGVVIDQQLFEAEMLSPLRLGGEATVFKTTNFTSFIRQLNLYGFKKAVLSPGSFRDLVSGDLVVAGGALHHFHNPHFQRDRPELLVNLKRLTSANKAKLEAGLEITSRPPNRFRRLCTKPCDPINKVDIQTDGLATVAQVHHGLHRDNSSPYHCHPRGYERTPHPKRGWPSSFGLLMGQGDAPSFPFSDKGISISVMPRFHGELAHPVQSSPTTVHVQQGLGGPGQKYSDYIPPRMQYRAGFYPPIYQYCTPGSMDPSLTGHPLHTPPSFSNYNYYQPPYPVEFLHPGNPQWPSSSTKETKKPDVNLDTVFQMVNELQDSPKLRIVKVETPEKNSQVVPPSAEKQPPSSSFSGSAQLSSLTPVDSNMFPLHMESNQRPPSGQNPDCSLTYSMQPIDVSKIGLPDTFLDNSSQNSQGHVLPSPQLSGVTRMDSSRKVLNNVENLSGYHEKESEILSDSKPWVDTNTEKTSAPATTQTGMIKRNRSPDINHLVDAACK; this is encoded by the exons CTGCCGATTACGGCGACCTGCAGGAGGCGCCCCTCTCCGTCCCGGTCAATCCCAACAACTTCCCCGCCAAACTCTGGCGCATCGTGAACAGCCCCCGGAGCCGCTCCATCCGCTGGGACCCCCGGGGCGAGGGCGTCGTCATCGACCAGCAGCTGTTCGAGGCCGAGATGCTGTCGCCCCTGCGGCTCGGCGGGGAGGCCACCGTGTTCAAGACCACCAACTTCACCAGCTTCATCCGCCAGCTCAACCTCTACGGGTTCAAGAAGGCGGTCCTGTCCCCCGGCAGCTTTCGGGACCTGGTCTCGGGCGACCTCGTCGTGGCGGGGGGGGCCTTGCACCATTTCCACAACCCCCATTTTCAGAGGGATCGCCCGGAGCTGCTGGTTAACTTGAAGAGGCTGACCAGCGCCAACAAGGCCAAGCTAGAAGCCGGGCTGGAAATCACCAGCCGACCTCCTAATCGCTTCCGAAGGCTCTGTACTAAACCGTGCGACCCCATAAATAAAGTAGATATACAGACAGACG GCTTGGCGACTGTTGCCCAGGTGCATCACGGGCTCCACAGAGATAACTCCTCCCCCTACCATTGTCACCCAAGGGGTTATGAGAGGACCCCCCACCCAAAGCGAGGCTGGCCCAGCTCCTTTGGGCTCCTCATGGGGCAGGGCGATGCCCCCTCATTCCCGTTCTCGGACAAGGGGATCTCCATCTCGGTCATGCCACGCTTCCACGGCGAGCTGGCTCACCCTGTGCAGTCCAGCCCCACCACTGTGCACGTCCAGCAGGGCCTGGGAGGCCCGGGACAGAAATACAGCGATTACATCCCTCCGCGCATGCAGTACCGTGCTGGCTTTTACCCTCCAA TCTATCAGTACTGTACTCCTGGCTCCATGGATCCTTCTCTGACAGGACATCCCCTACACACCCCACCTTCATTCTCCAATTACAACTACTATCAG CCACCCTATCCAGTTGAATTCCTGCACCCTGGCAATCCACAGTGGCCAAGCAGCTccacaaaagaaacaaagaaacccGACGTTAACCTAGACACAGTCTTTCAGATGGTGAATGAGCTTCAAGACTCCCCCAAGCTCCGTATCGTCAAAGTGGAGACCCCAGAGAAAAACTCACAGGTGGTGCCACCCTCAGCAGAGAAGCAGCCTCCCAGTTCCAGTTTCTCTGGCTCAGCCCAGCTGAGCTCTCTTACCCCTGTCGACTCCAACATGTTCCCTTTACATATGGAGAGCAACCAGAGGCCCCCTAGTGGCCAAAACCCTGATTGCAGTTTAACCTATTCTATGCAACCTATTGATGTGTCAAAAATAGGCTTGCCAGACACTTTTCTGGATAATAGCTCACAGAACAGTCAGGGCCATGTTCTTCCTTCTCCTCAGTTATCTGGAGTGACACGGATGGATTCCTCAAGGAAG GTTCTGAACAATGTAGAAAATCTTTCTGGTTACCATGAAAAAGAATCAGAGATCTTGTCAGACTCCAAACCCTGGGTAGACACCAACACAGAGAAGACCTCTGCTCCTGCCACTACCCAGACTGGGATGATTAAAAGGAATAGGTCTCCTG ATATTAATCATCTTGTGGATGCAGCCTGCAAGTAG